Proteins from a single region of Gordonia hongkongensis:
- a CDS encoding DEAD/DEAH box helicase, whose amino-acid sequence MTQLDSFTSRLAFRLDDFQRRACEALEGGHGVLVCAPTGAGKTIVGEFGVHLALAGGSKCFYTTPIKALSNQKYNDLVAVHGHESVGLLTGDSSINPDAPVVVMTTEVVRNMIYAESRALDGLSHVVMDEVHFLADRFRGAVWEEVILHLEPSVRVVSLSATVSNAEEFGDWIQTVRGDTSVIVDEHRPVPLSQHMLVGQRLFDLFDPADTGPARKAGTRPRVNPELKRQIRHRILMADDERESSRGRGRGRGGAPRRRDGRGPALSRPNLVTRLDREGLLPAIGFIFSRVGCDAALAQCLRSGISLLTPAEIGEVDAIVDRHLTELAPADLDVLGVHEWREGLRRGLASHHAGMLPTFRHTVEELFVRGLVRMVFATETLALGINMPARSVVLERLVKYNGESHVDLTPGEFTQLTGRAGRRGIDVEGHAVVVWTPEVVPEEVAGLAGARTFPLRSSFSPEYNMAVNLLGRLGLDGARELLHRSFAQFQADRSVVGQARKLDEAQRALRKLDGELARAAQARGVEPDGAESDSDDGPYAGFLGYITLREDIRRRERDLKYRKRVNTHDAITADLAALKRGHVIGVPVGRHRGLAVIIEPATQAQDPKPLVLTEDAWCGRVGTRDFVNPPEVLGNMRMPKNADRRSGRGRRDLASALRSTGIEMPRGRQKKRADAADDTELAHLRRTLRAHPAHQLSNGDELFRLAERRNRLVRDIVNAERSIGERTSTLGVTFDHIVGVLSELGYLERVAESTESTGHTMMVTDSGKLLGRIYSESDLVVTECIRAGVWDELSPADLAAVVAALVYESRRDSYSGVDALPGSSSMRAAMAATVEIWSRVTAVEQRHRVSPTREPDTGFSVAVATWASGRSLGEALLLAGERGQLLSPGDFVRWNRQVVDLLEQIRLGVGSDTRLGGTARAAVKAIRRGVVAAELG is encoded by the coding sequence GTGACCCAACTCGACTCGTTCACGTCGAGACTCGCTTTCCGCCTCGACGACTTCCAGCGCCGCGCGTGTGAGGCGCTCGAGGGCGGCCACGGTGTGCTGGTGTGCGCACCGACCGGCGCGGGTAAGACCATCGTCGGCGAGTTCGGCGTCCATCTGGCCCTGGCCGGTGGCTCGAAGTGCTTCTACACCACGCCGATCAAGGCGCTCAGCAACCAGAAGTACAACGATCTCGTGGCCGTCCATGGGCACGAGTCGGTCGGGCTGCTGACCGGCGACAGTTCGATCAATCCCGATGCCCCGGTCGTCGTCATGACGACCGAGGTCGTCCGCAACATGATCTACGCCGAATCACGGGCCCTGGACGGTCTGTCCCACGTCGTCATGGACGAGGTCCACTTCCTGGCGGACCGGTTCCGCGGGGCGGTGTGGGAAGAGGTGATCCTGCACCTCGAACCGTCGGTGCGGGTCGTCAGTCTGTCGGCGACGGTGAGCAACGCCGAGGAGTTCGGCGACTGGATCCAGACGGTTCGCGGTGACACCTCGGTGATCGTCGACGAACACCGTCCGGTGCCGCTGTCCCAGCACATGCTCGTCGGGCAGCGACTGTTCGACCTGTTCGATCCGGCCGACACCGGTCCGGCCCGCAAGGCCGGAACGCGACCGCGCGTCAATCCGGAGCTCAAACGCCAGATCCGGCACCGGATCCTGATGGCCGACGACGAGCGGGAGTCGTCGCGCGGCCGTGGCCGAGGACGTGGCGGCGCGCCCCGTCGACGCGACGGACGGGGACCCGCGCTCTCCCGGCCGAACCTCGTCACGCGACTCGACCGCGAGGGGCTGCTCCCCGCGATCGGTTTCATCTTCTCCCGTGTCGGTTGCGACGCCGCCCTGGCGCAGTGTCTGCGATCCGGGATCTCGCTTCTGACTCCCGCAGAGATCGGCGAGGTCGACGCGATCGTCGACCGCCACCTCACCGAACTGGCGCCGGCCGACCTCGACGTGCTCGGGGTGCATGAGTGGCGTGAGGGGCTGCGACGCGGACTGGCCTCGCACCATGCGGGGATGCTCCCGACCTTCCGGCACACGGTCGAGGAACTTTTCGTGCGCGGCCTGGTCCGGATGGTGTTCGCCACCGAGACGCTCGCGCTCGGCATCAACATGCCCGCTCGCTCGGTGGTTCTCGAGCGTCTCGTGAAGTACAACGGCGAATCGCACGTCGACCTGACGCCCGGCGAGTTCACGCAGCTGACCGGTCGCGCCGGCCGTCGCGGGATCGACGTCGAGGGTCACGCCGTCGTGGTGTGGACACCCGAGGTGGTGCCGGAGGAGGTCGCCGGCCTCGCCGGCGCGCGGACGTTCCCGCTGCGGAGTTCGTTCTCCCCGGAATACAACATGGCGGTCAACCTGCTCGGCCGATTGGGCCTGGACGGCGCGCGTGAGCTGCTCCATCGGTCGTTCGCCCAGTTCCAGGCCGATCGATCGGTCGTCGGTCAGGCGCGGAAGCTGGACGAGGCGCAACGGGCGTTGCGCAAGCTCGACGGCGAGCTGGCCCGCGCCGCGCAGGCGCGGGGGGTGGAACCCGATGGCGCCGAATCGGATTCGGACGACGGTCCGTACGCGGGCTTCCTCGGTTACATCACTTTGCGCGAGGACATCCGCCGCCGCGAACGAGATCTGAAGTACCGCAAGCGGGTCAATACACACGACGCCATCACCGCTGACCTGGCCGCGCTCAAACGCGGTCATGTCATCGGCGTACCCGTCGGACGGCACCGCGGTCTGGCGGTCATCATCGAACCGGCCACGCAGGCGCAGGATCCCAAGCCGCTCGTACTGACCGAGGACGCCTGGTGCGGACGCGTCGGTACCCGCGACTTCGTCAACCCGCCCGAGGTGCTGGGCAACATGCGGATGCCGAAGAACGCCGACCGACGCAGCGGGCGCGGTCGCCGCGACCTGGCGTCGGCGTTGCGATCGACCGGCATCGAGATGCCGCGCGGACGTCAGAAGAAGCGCGCCGACGCCGCCGACGACACCGAACTCGCGCACCTTCGGCGAACCCTGCGCGCGCATCCGGCACATCAGCTGTCCAACGGTGACGAGCTGTTCCGGCTCGCCGAACGCCGTAACCGGCTGGTGCGCGACATCGTCAACGCCGAGCGGAGCATCGGGGAGCGGACGTCCACCCTCGGGGTCACCTTCGATCACATCGTCGGCGTCCTCAGCGAGCTGGGATATCTCGAGCGCGTCGCCGAGTCGACCGAGTCCACCGGGCACACGATGATGGTGACCGATTCGGGCAAGCTGCTCGGCCGTATCTACAGCGAGAGCGACCTGGTCGTGACCGAGTGCATCCGAGCCGGGGTCTGGGACGAGTTGTCACCCGCGGACCTCGCCGCGGTCGTCGCCGCACTCGTCTACGAGAGCCGGCGCGACAGTTACAGCGGGGTCGACGCCCTGCCCGGCAGCAGCTCGATGCGTGCGGCGATGGCCGCGACCGTCGAGATCTGGTCGCGGGTCACCGCGGTCGAGCAGCGTCATCGGGTCAGTCCGACACGCGAACCCGACACCGGTTTCTCGGTCGCCGTGGCCACGTGGGCGTCGGGTCGTTCGCTCGGCGAGGCCCTGTTGCTGGCGGGCGAACGCGGACAGCTGCTCTCTCCGGGCGACTTCGTGCGATGGAACCGGCAGGTCGTGGACCTGCTCGAGCAGATCCGACTCGGGGTGGGCTCCGACACGCGCCTCGGTGGGACGGCGCGGGCAGCGGTCAAGGCCATCCGCCGCGGCGTGGTCGCCGCCGAGCTCGGCTGA
- a CDS encoding DUF4333 domain-containing protein, translating to MTDPYNPNPSQPNPSGDQSGPDGKTEIVNLPGATPTGAPQADPTTMAPNPGSANPGSQNPGYGQPQQNPYQQNPYQQNPYQQPGGPTGQPPQSAPSQSQPTQVGQPAQYGQPAGQPYGQPGGQYGAEQYGAGQYGGPGQYGPGQYGAPGQYGQQPPGQDPYAQNQYGQNQYGQNQYGGGDQFSGMATGKSNKTARTLMFVGGGALLLIAAIVLITAFLFPGWAPKNLDQQAAQDGVQKILTEDYQASDVSDVQCPSGQRVETGASFTCSVTVGGQQQQVTVTFIDDDGRYEVSRPS from the coding sequence ATGACCGACCCGTACAACCCCAACCCGTCCCAGCCGAATCCCTCCGGTGATCAGTCCGGTCCCGACGGCAAGACCGAGATCGTGAACCTCCCCGGCGCCACTCCGACGGGCGCCCCGCAGGCCGACCCGACCACCATGGCCCCCAACCCGGGCTCCGCCAACCCCGGGTCACAGAACCCGGGTTATGGTCAGCCGCAACAGAATCCGTACCAGCAGAATCCCTACCAGCAAAACCCGTACCAGCAGCCGGGTGGGCCGACGGGCCAGCCGCCCCAGTCGGCCCCGTCTCAGTCCCAGCCGACTCAGGTCGGTCAGCCGGCGCAGTACGGGCAACCGGCCGGTCAGCCCTACGGGCAGCCCGGCGGTCAGTATGGCGCCGAGCAATACGGAGCCGGTCAGTACGGGGGCCCGGGTCAGTACGGGCCCGGTCAGTACGGGGCACCCGGACAGTACGGCCAGCAGCCCCCCGGCCAGGATCCGTACGCCCAGAACCAATACGGGCAGAACCAGTACGGACAGAACCAGTACGGGGGCGGCGACCAGTTCAGCGGAATGGCGACCGGGAAGTCGAACAAGACCGCCCGGACGCTGATGTTCGTCGGCGGCGGCGCGCTGCTCCTCATCGCCGCGATCGTGCTGATCACCGCATTCCTCTTCCCCGGATGGGCACCGAAGAACCTCGATCAGCAGGCGGCGCAGGACGGCGTGCAGAAGATCCTCACCGAGGACTACCAGGCCAGCGACGTCTCCGACGTCCAGTGCCCGTCGGGGCAGCGGGTGGAGACCGGAGCGTCGTTCACGTGCTCGGTCACCGTCGGCGGGCAGCAGCAGCAGGTCACCGTCACGTTCATCGACGACGACGGCCGCTACGAGGTCTCGCGCCCCAGCTGA
- a CDS encoding 5'-3' exonuclease, producing the protein MLLDGASLWFRSFFALPEKMTSPDGRPVNAVRGFVDTIANLVVRERPTRLVVCLDLDWRPEFRTDLIPTYKAHRVAVPDGGTDVEGRDIDVEEVPDTLTPQVDMIMAVLAAAGIATSGAVGCEADDVIGTLAYDEANDPVIVVSGDRDLLQVVADDPVPVRVLYVGRGLAKAEMMGPVEVAEKYGVPVERAGIGYAEMSMLRGDPSDGLPGVAGIGEKTAAKLITEYGSLDALEAAAADPSSSVPTRSRKTLLASVEYLQAARTVVSVRTDAETIDSGSDILPAEPADPAALAELVEELGIGASVGRLAKALGWPQAG; encoded by the coding sequence ATGCTGCTCGACGGCGCCAGCCTGTGGTTCCGATCGTTCTTCGCGCTGCCGGAGAAGATGACCAGCCCGGATGGGCGACCGGTCAACGCCGTACGCGGTTTCGTCGACACGATCGCCAATCTCGTGGTGCGCGAACGCCCAACACGCTTGGTGGTGTGCCTCGATCTCGACTGGCGCCCCGAGTTCCGCACCGACCTGATCCCCACCTACAAGGCCCATCGCGTCGCGGTCCCCGACGGTGGGACCGACGTCGAGGGCCGGGACATCGACGTCGAAGAGGTACCCGACACCCTCACCCCGCAGGTCGACATGATCATGGCCGTTCTCGCGGCAGCGGGCATCGCCACCTCGGGCGCCGTCGGTTGTGAGGCCGACGACGTGATCGGCACACTCGCCTACGACGAGGCGAACGATCCGGTGATCGTGGTCAGCGGTGACCGGGACCTGCTGCAGGTGGTCGCCGACGATCCCGTCCCGGTGCGCGTTCTGTACGTCGGCCGCGGTCTGGCGAAGGCCGAGATGATGGGCCCGGTGGAGGTCGCCGAGAAATACGGCGTGCCGGTCGAGCGCGCGGGTATCGGCTACGCGGAGATGTCGATGTTGCGCGGAGATCCCTCGGACGGTCTGCCGGGCGTGGCCGGTATCGGCGAGAAGACCGCGGCGAAACTGATCACCGAGTACGGCAGCCTCGACGCCCTGGAGGCGGCTGCCGCCGACCCGTCGTCATCGGTTCCGACACGGAGCCGCAAGACACTGCTCGCCTCGGTCGAGTACCTGCAGGCGGCGCGGACCGTCGTCTCCGTGCGCACCGACGCCGAGACGATCGACAGCGGTTCGGACATCCTCCCGGCCGAGCCCGCCGACCCCGCGGCCCTCGCGGAGCTCGTCGAGGAGCTGGGTATCGGAGCGTCGGTGGGCAGGCTGGCCAAGGCTCTCGGCTGGCCTCAGGCCGGCTGA
- a CDS encoding PPOX class F420-dependent oxidoreductase — protein MPRTAADLGPDALAFLVERHLGTLTTLRADGTPHAVAVGFTWDPDAGLARVITSDGNQKVRNTERGGYAAVTNVDGPRWLTLEGPATVRREPERVREAEQRYAQRYREPRPNPRRVVIEISVSRVLGSASLFS, from the coding sequence ATGCCTCGTACCGCCGCCGATCTCGGGCCCGATGCGCTCGCCTTCCTCGTCGAACGCCACCTCGGGACCCTCACCACGCTGCGCGCCGACGGCACCCCCCATGCCGTGGCCGTCGGGTTCACCTGGGATCCCGACGCCGGCCTGGCGAGGGTCATCACCTCGGACGGCAATCAGAAGGTCCGCAACACCGAGCGGGGTGGCTACGCGGCCGTCACCAACGTCGACGGCCCGCGATGGCTGACCCTGGAGGGTCCCGCCACGGTGCGTCGTGAGCCCGAGCGCGTGCGCGAGGCCGAGCAGCGCTACGCCCAGCGATACCGGGAGCCCAGGCCGAACCCGCGCCGCGTCGTGATCGAGATAAGCGTGAGTCGCGTACTGGGTTCGGCGTCGCTGTTCAGCTAG
- a CDS encoding SDR family NAD(P)-dependent oxidoreductase, with translation MASRSRGASARPDTDPSGALVLFGGRSEIGVATAARLAPGRTVVLAARRPDDLAAESARLLDAGATEVHTVAFDANDTDSHPTLVESLAQRHGPIGIAIIAFGILGDQARAETDAAHALQIAHTDYYAHISVLTPLASVLRTQGSGTIIVFSSVAGVRVRRANYVYGSTKAGLDGFASGLADALHGTGARLLLARPGFVIGAMTRDLMASGVKPAPLSRDAEQVADAVAHAYRKGRGEVWIPGTLRPLFFGMRLLPRAVWRRLPR, from the coding sequence ATGGCGTCACGCAGCAGAGGGGCATCAGCGCGTCCGGACACCGACCCGTCCGGTGCCCTCGTGCTGTTCGGCGGCCGCAGCGAGATCGGCGTCGCGACGGCGGCGCGCCTCGCACCCGGGCGGACCGTCGTCCTGGCGGCCCGCCGTCCCGACGACCTCGCGGCCGAGTCCGCACGACTGCTCGACGCCGGTGCAACCGAGGTACACACCGTCGCCTTCGACGCGAACGACACCGACAGCCACCCAACGCTCGTCGAGTCGTTGGCGCAGCGACACGGGCCGATCGGGATCGCGATCATCGCGTTCGGCATCCTCGGCGACCAGGCCCGCGCCGAAACCGATGCGGCGCATGCACTTCAGATCGCCCACACCGACTACTACGCCCACATCAGCGTGCTGACCCCGCTCGCTTCGGTACTGCGCACGCAGGGCTCCGGAACCATCATCGTCTTCTCCTCGGTCGCCGGTGTCCGGGTGCGCCGCGCCAACTACGTCTACGGGTCGACGAAGGCGGGCCTCGACGGATTCGCGAGCGGACTCGCGGATGCGCTGCACGGCACCGGCGCTCGCCTGCTGCTGGCCCGCCCGGGCTTCGTGATCGGCGCGATGACCCGCGACCTGATGGCGTCCGGGGTGAAGCCGGCCCCGCTGTCGCGGGATGCCGAGCAGGTCGCCGACGCGGTGGCTCATGCCTATCGCAAGGGCCGCGGCGAGGTCTGGATCCCGGGGACGTTGCGTCCGTTGTTCTTCGGGATGCGACTACTGCCGCGTGCCGTGTGGCGGAGACTGCCCCGATGA
- the cbiE gene encoding precorrin-6y C5,15-methyltransferase (decarboxylating) subunit CbiE, translated as MTSAESAAVMSAFVVVGIGADGWSGLGETVRNELRRARVIYGAARQLALLGGAVPELDAELRPWRSPMSEHLAEVVESEDTDAVHPGTIHILASGDPMFHGVGASIIARVGADRVRVYPAVSSASLACARLGWDLATTRIVSAVRAEPGVVLGEVTDGARVLVLSRDETTPAALAGILVDAGFGASTMTVLEQLGGPAEQIATGAAVTWRRRAGDPLNIVAVDCVGPRRSRLPGRPDDTYEHDGQITKSTIRALTVCALEPAGAQVLWDIGAGSGSVTIEWLRADDRGVAVAFERDPDRADRLRRNATRHGVAHRLSVRGPAPDDLSDAPQPDAVFIGGGLDEEILSLVWARLPDSARLVVNAVTVENQTLVTRWHARHGGELRRLSVETVAPLGTMHTWRPALPIVQWAVAKTAPHAAASDSTEALR; from the coding sequence ATGACCTCCGCGGAATCCGCTGCGGTGATGTCCGCATTCGTCGTGGTGGGTATCGGCGCCGACGGTTGGTCCGGTCTGGGCGAGACCGTCCGCAACGAACTTCGCCGCGCCCGCGTGATCTACGGCGCCGCACGCCAACTGGCGCTGCTCGGCGGCGCGGTGCCCGAACTGGACGCCGAACTGCGACCGTGGCGGTCGCCGATGTCGGAACACCTCGCAGAAGTGGTCGAGAGCGAGGACACGGACGCCGTTCACCCGGGCACGATTCACATCCTGGCCAGCGGCGACCCGATGTTCCACGGCGTCGGTGCGAGCATCATCGCGCGCGTCGGTGCCGACCGGGTACGGGTGTATCCGGCCGTGTCGAGCGCGAGCCTCGCCTGTGCGCGTCTGGGCTGGGACCTCGCCACGACCCGGATCGTCAGTGCGGTGCGCGCCGAGCCGGGAGTCGTGCTCGGCGAGGTCACCGACGGGGCTCGCGTGCTGGTCTTGAGCCGCGACGAGACCACACCCGCCGCACTCGCCGGCATCCTGGTCGACGCCGGTTTCGGCGCGTCGACGATGACCGTCCTCGAGCAGCTCGGTGGGCCGGCCGAACAGATCGCCACCGGTGCGGCCGTAACCTGGCGCCGCCGGGCCGGCGACCCGCTCAACATCGTCGCCGTCGACTGCGTCGGACCCCGCCGGTCCCGGCTCCCGGGGCGGCCGGACGACACCTACGAACACGACGGCCAGATCACCAAGTCGACGATCCGTGCCCTCACCGTGTGCGCGCTGGAACCGGCCGGCGCGCAGGTCCTCTGGGACATCGGGGCCGGATCGGGCAGTGTGACGATCGAGTGGTTGCGTGCGGACGACCGGGGAGTGGCCGTCGCGTTCGAACGCGACCCCGATCGCGCTGATCGGTTGCGGCGCAACGCCACCCGGCACGGGGTCGCGCATCGGCTCTCGGTGAGGGGACCGGCTCCCGACGATCTGTCCGACGCGCCGCAGCCGGATGCCGTCTTCATCGGTGGCGGACTGGACGAGGAGATCCTCTCGCTCGTCTGGGCCAGGCTGCCGGACTCGGCGCGGCTCGTCGTGAACGCGGTGACCGTGGAGAACCAGACGCTCGTCACGCGCTGGCACGCCCGACACGGCGGTGAGCTACGACGCCTGTCGGTCGAAACCGTGGCACCGCTCGGCACGATGCACACCTGGCGCCCGGCTCTGCCGATCGTGCAGTGGGCCGTCGCGAAGACGGCACCCCACGCTGCCGCCTCGGATTCGACGGAGGCGCTCCGTTGA
- a CDS encoding cobalt-precorrin-6A reductase yields the protein MTEQIPPDPVPHVLILGGTGEARALASTLADTDIAFISSLAGRVKHPRLPVGPVRIGGFGGPDGLREWLQSNRIQAVVDATHPFAATITRSAARAAADAGVPLLRLRRDPWVPGDIDTWIRVPDLPAAAREVAARGRRVFLTTGRQDVGVFAGIDSAWFLIRVVDAPTGALPLHHEVLRSRGPYDHRSERELLRDNGIDLLVTKNSGGTLTSAKLAAASELGIEVIMVDRPAEPDTPVVSDVGAARNWLEELSG from the coding sequence GTGACCGAACAGATCCCGCCGGATCCTGTCCCGCACGTCCTGATCCTCGGCGGGACCGGGGAGGCGCGAGCGCTCGCCTCGACCCTCGCCGACACCGACATCGCGTTCATCAGTTCCCTCGCCGGCCGGGTGAAACACCCCCGCCTACCGGTCGGTCCGGTGCGCATCGGCGGGTTCGGCGGACCCGACGGGCTCCGGGAATGGTTGCAGAGCAACCGCATTCAGGCAGTGGTCGATGCGACCCATCCGTTTGCCGCGACGATCACCCGTAGCGCGGCGCGGGCCGCAGCCGATGCGGGTGTGCCGCTGTTGCGCCTGCGCCGGGACCCCTGGGTGCCCGGAGACATCGACACCTGGATCCGTGTGCCCGACCTGCCCGCTGCCGCTCGTGAAGTGGCCGCCCGCGGCAGACGTGTCTTCCTGACCACCGGCCGCCAGGACGTCGGTGTCTTCGCGGGGATCGATTCGGCGTGGTTCCTGATCCGGGTCGTCGACGCCCCGACCGGAGCGCTTCCGCTGCATCACGAGGTGCTGCGCTCGCGGGGGCCCTATGACCACCGGTCGGAGCGAGAGCTGCTGCGTGACAACGGCATCGATCTGCTGGTCACGAAGAACAGCGGCGGAACGCTGACCTCGGCCAAGCTGGCGGCCGCGTCCGAACTCGGGATCGAGGTCATCATGGTCGACCGGCCCGCCGAACCCGACACGCCGGTCGTCTCAGATGTCGGTGCCGCCCGGAACTGGCTCGAGGAGCTGTCCGGCTGA
- a CDS encoding precorrin-2 C(20)-methyltransferase — MNSDSTTAAGRESGPGTLYGIGLGPGDSELMTVKAARLISTADVIAYHSARHGNSIARSVAEPYLRDGQTEERLMYPVTTETTDHPGGYQGALDDFYTESAERLAVHLRAGRDVVLLAEGDPLFYSSYMHMHKRLAPHFDAEIVPGVTSVSAASAATGVPLVEGEETLTVVPGTASTSELLFRFRSADAIVVMKLGRTFERVRDALREAGRLDEAFYVERASTTVERVLPAADVNPAEVPYFSILIVPGRRNNPMFEPEPVPGELVVVGLGPGHDSWTTPEVRAELATATDLVGYTTYLKRVTPRPGQRVHASDNRVEAERAEFALDLARRGARVAVVSSGDPGVFAMAAAVAEVAAQPRWHEVPVRVVPGVTAATAVAAAVGAPLGHDFAIISLSDRLKPWSVIERRIRAALGADLVIAIYNPGSASRTWQVGALKHTLSQTVSPDRVVVLGRDVGGPEQQLTTTTLADFDPAVVDMRTMIIIGSSATRVVPRAAGTLVFTPRSHHPVDSDDHTADHSAGQLLEPVPGGTDI, encoded by the coding sequence ATGAACTCTGACAGCACCACAGCGGCCGGACGGGAGTCAGGTCCGGGCACGCTCTACGGCATCGGGCTCGGCCCGGGTGACAGCGAGCTGATGACCGTCAAGGCCGCCCGCCTGATCAGCACCGCGGACGTGATCGCGTATCACTCTGCGCGACACGGCAACAGCATCGCACGATCGGTGGCCGAACCCTACCTGCGTGACGGACAGACCGAGGAACGTCTCATGTACCCGGTCACCACCGAGACGACCGACCACCCCGGCGGGTACCAGGGCGCGCTCGACGACTTCTACACCGAGAGCGCCGAACGTCTCGCGGTGCACCTGCGCGCGGGCCGTGATGTCGTCCTGCTCGCCGAGGGCGATCCGCTTTTCTACAGCTCCTACATGCACATGCACAAGCGCCTGGCACCGCACTTCGACGCCGAAATCGTGCCCGGCGTCACCTCGGTCAGCGCGGCGTCCGCAGCGACCGGGGTCCCGCTCGTCGAGGGCGAGGAGACGCTGACCGTCGTGCCCGGTACCGCGTCGACCTCGGAGTTGCTCTTCCGCTTCCGGTCCGCGGACGCGATCGTGGTCATGAAACTCGGTCGGACCTTCGAGCGGGTGCGCGACGCCCTCCGCGAAGCCGGGCGTCTCGACGAGGCCTTCTACGTCGAACGCGCGTCGACGACCGTCGAGCGGGTGCTGCCGGCCGCCGACGTGAATCCCGCAGAGGTGCCGTACTTCTCGATCCTCATCGTCCCCGGACGCCGCAACAACCCGATGTTCGAACCGGAGCCCGTGCCCGGTGAGCTCGTCGTCGTGGGGCTCGGACCGGGTCACGACAGCTGGACCACCCCGGAGGTCCGCGCGGAGCTGGCCACGGCCACCGACCTCGTCGGTTACACCACCTATCTCAAGCGCGTCACCCCGCGGCCGGGGCAGCGAGTACACGCCAGCGACAACCGGGTCGAGGCCGAGCGGGCCGAGTTCGCGCTCGACCTCGCTCGACGCGGCGCTCGCGTCGCCGTCGTCTCGTCCGGTGATCCCGGCGTGTTCGCGATGGCTGCGGCGGTTGCCGAGGTCGCCGCGCAGCCGCGGTGGCACGAAGTGCCCGTCCGCGTCGTGCCCGGTGTCACGGCGGCGACCGCGGTCGCCGCTGCCGTGGGAGCGCCCCTCGGGCATGACTTCGCGATCATCTCGCTCTCCGACCGGTTGAAGCCGTGGTCGGTCATCGAACGGCGCATCCGAGCCGCACTCGGCGCCGACCTGGTGATCGCCATCTACAACCCGGGCTCGGCGAGCCGCACCTGGCAGGTCGGCGCCCTCAAACACACTCTCTCGCAGACGGTGTCGCCCGATCGCGTCGTCGTCCTCGGACGGGACGTCGGTGGTCCGGAGCAGCAACTCACCACGACCACGCTCGCGGACTTCGATCCCGCGGTCGTCGACATGCGCACGATGATCATCATCGGGTCGTCGGCCACAAGGGTCGTGCCGCGCGCGGCCGGAACGTTGGTGTTCACGCCGCGCAGTCACCACCCGGTCGACAGCGACGATCACACCGCCGACCACTCAGCCGGACAGCTCCTCGAGCCAGTTCCGGGCGGCACCGACATCTGA
- a CDS encoding precorrin-8X methylmutase yields MTEYLRDGAAIYRQSFATIRAESDLSAFAPDVATVVVRMIHACGQTDLTRDVVATPGVVAAARGALEAGAPILCDANMVASGITRKRLPADNEVLCHLSEPTLPVLAEKMETTRTAAALEFWRPRLEGAVVAIGNAPTALFGLLDMIDDGAPRPAAIVGAPVGFVGAVESCAALAERDDLEFITVTGRRGGSAITAAAVNALATPQE; encoded by the coding sequence ATGACCGAGTACCTGCGTGACGGCGCCGCGATCTACCGCCAGTCCTTCGCCACGATCCGCGCCGAGTCCGATCTCTCCGCGTTCGCACCCGACGTCGCGACCGTTGTCGTCCGCATGATCCACGCGTGCGGCCAGACCGACCTGACGCGCGACGTGGTCGCGACGCCCGGTGTCGTGGCCGCCGCCCGCGGAGCCCTCGAAGCCGGCGCCCCGATCCTCTGCGACGCCAACATGGTGGCGTCCGGGATCACGCGCAAGCGTCTCCCCGCGGACAACGAGGTGCTCTGCCACCTGTCCGAACCCACCCTCCCAGTCCTCGCCGAGAAGATGGAAACCACGAGGACCGCTGCGGCACTGGAGTTCTGGCGGCCGCGCCTGGAAGGTGCGGTTGTCGCGATCGGCAACGCGCCGACCGCACTGTTCGGGCTCCTGGACATGATCGACGACGGCGCACCGCGTCCCGCCGCCATCGTCGGCGCACCCGTCGGTTTCGTCGGCGCGGTCGAATCCTGCGCGGCACTCGCCGAGCGCGACGACCTCGAATTCATCACGGTCACGGGCCGGCGCGGCGGATCGGCGATCACCGCGGCCGCGGTCAACGCGCTCGCGACCCCGCAGGAATGA